In the Bacillus sp. FJAT-42376 genome, GTTCATTCCCATTCTCCAGCTTCTGCAAGTACCGGAAGCGGCGGCAGCCTCTCAAACCATTATGGTCGGGTTTGCTGATATGTTTCTTCCTTCTGTCATAGGCCAGGATATTGAAAGTGATTTGACCCGTTTTGTGATTGCTTCCTTATCTGTTACACAGCTCATTTATATGTCAGAAGTGGGAGGCTTGCTGCTTGGCTCCAAGATCCCCGTATCTTTTTGGGAGCTGTTCGTCATCTTTCTGCAGCGGACCATCATTACGCTGCCGGTCATTGTCCTGGTGGCCCATATGCTTTTTTAAAAATCAGCTTCGTGCAGTTTGGAACACCGGCTAATCCGGGCATGCAGTGGAAGCTAAACGGAAGACCTGTCTGTCACGGAAATCAACTAACAAGTAAGCACTGAATATAAAAAATCCCCTCCGGCATCGAAGGGGATTTTTTTACGTTTTCGGAAAGGTAAAGCCTTCACCGAATACATCGCGGACGTCATGGATGACGACAAACGCTTTATCGTCAATCTTATGAACAATTTTTTTCAGCTGGAACAGCTCCTGTTTGTTAATCACGATATAAAGGATGTCCCGTGACTCTTTTGTATAGCTGCCTTTTGCAGAGATAACCGTTACTCCCCGGTCCATATCTGCATTCACCCGGATTGCCACTTCATCTGCATAATCGGAAATAATGGTCGCAGCCTTCCTTGTATCGAAGCCTTCCAGTATATAATCAAGCACTTTTGTACTGATATAAATGGAAATGACGGTATACATCGTATTCGCAGCACCAATGACGAAATAAGAGCTCAGTACAACAATCATATCGAACAGCAGCATGGAGCTGCTTACACTCCAGCCGAAATATTTCTGAGTCATTCTTGCAAGTATGGCGGAGCCGCCGGTTGTTCCTCCTGCCCGGAGAACAAGCCCAAGGCCAACACCGATAAAAATTCCAGCAAAGACCGTCCCAAGAATCGCATCTTCAACCGGCGCGGCCATTCCTTCTGTAAGCCGTAAAAAAACCGATGTGAAAACAATTGAAATAATGGAATAGTACGTCACCCTCTTACTGAGCATGCGGTACCCGACAGCAAGCAAGATTCCATTCATGATGAAATTCGTGAAGCCCGGCGACCATTCCAGCACATAGTATAAGAGCATGGATATCCCTGTAACTCCGCCTTCTCCAAGATGATTTGGAATAGCAAAGAGATTAACACCAATTGCAAAAAAGAAAGATCCGATAATAAGAAGGCCGTATTCTTTAAGATTTGTCAGCATAGTTGTCGCCCCTCGGAGAATTTCGTTAAAAGAGTGCAGAAGCCGTTCCGGAACCGTGCATCTGTCTGACGCTCCGGCCGTCTTCCTGCCCTTTCTGTCCATCAATATATCATCCGCCACAGCGGTAATCAATACTCGGATTGTTTTTAATAATCTTCCAGCTCCGTTTGCTTTGTTTCTTTTCCTAAAAATGCTACAGCGAGCACCCCGACAAAGATAGAAATACAGAAAACGGTGAAAATGGTGCCGATTTCAATCTGGTTTTTAATCATGTAGCCAACGAGCAAAGGCCCAAGAATCCCGCCGATCCGGCCGAATGAAGCAGCCATTCCGGAGCCCGTTCCCCTGATTGAAGTAGGATATTGCTCAGGTGTATACGCGTAAAGCGCACCCCATGCCCCCAGATTAAAGAAGGAAAGCAGCATGCCCGTTGCAAGGAGAAGGCCGGCTGTTTCTGCATTCC is a window encoding:
- a CDS encoding YitT family protein, giving the protein MLTNLKEYGLLIIGSFFFAIGVNLFAIPNHLGEGGVTGISMLLYYVLEWSPGFTNFIMNGILLAVGYRMLSKRVTYYSIISIVFTSVFLRLTEGMAAPVEDAILGTVFAGIFIGVGLGLVLRAGGTTGGSAILARMTQKYFGWSVSSSMLLFDMIVVLSSYFVIGAANTMYTVISIYISTKVLDYILEGFDTRKAATIISDYADEVAIRVNADMDRGVTVISAKGSYTKESRDILYIVINKQELFQLKKIVHKIDDKAFVVIHDVRDVFGEGFTFPKT